One window from the genome of Acuticoccus sp. I52.16.1 encodes:
- a CDS encoding fatty acid desaturase — protein MPATPFDHVTFSHRRTVEWPTVALCGAVFGGWGALTYWHACLPLAVSIPAAAWVVAWHSSLQHEIVHGHPTAWRAVNRALGFVPLSLWIPFARYRAMHLAHHRDERLTDPLDDPETYYWTPDDWSALSPPIRLLVAAQATLLGRMAIGPAWCIGRYLAADFSAICAGDRALARVWLRHGVGCIAVLAWLWAVCGMAPWVYVALFVYPGTALLLVRSFAEHRAEDAVHHRTAIVERAPVLGLLFLYNNLHAAHHARPTLPWYRLPAWYAQNRDMLISRNGGLVYRGYAEIVRRYLLAPHDMPLHPTGRAPDGTASAAGAMRPAPGARAGGAAIHGAAVGAIAAPAAPER, from the coding sequence ATGCCGGCAACCCCTTTCGATCATGTGACCTTTTCGCACCGCCGCACCGTCGAGTGGCCGACGGTGGCGCTCTGCGGTGCCGTGTTCGGCGGCTGGGGCGCGCTGACCTACTGGCACGCCTGCCTGCCGCTTGCCGTGTCGATACCGGCGGCGGCGTGGGTGGTGGCGTGGCACTCGTCGTTGCAGCACGAGATCGTGCATGGGCATCCGACGGCGTGGCGGGCGGTGAACCGGGCGCTGGGGTTCGTTCCATTGTCGCTGTGGATCCCGTTCGCACGCTACCGGGCGATGCACCTCGCCCATCACCGCGACGAGCGCCTCACCGACCCGCTGGACGACCCCGAAACCTACTATTGGACGCCGGACGACTGGTCCGCCCTCTCCCCGCCGATCCGCCTTCTGGTCGCCGCGCAGGCGACGCTGCTGGGGCGGATGGCGATCGGCCCGGCGTGGTGCATCGGGCGCTACCTCGCAGCGGATTTTTCGGCGATCTGCGCCGGGGACCGGGCGTTGGCACGGGTCTGGCTGCGGCACGGGGTGGGGTGCATCGCGGTGCTGGCGTGGCTGTGGGCCGTGTGCGGGATGGCGCCGTGGGTCTACGTCGCGCTCTTCGTCTACCCCGGCACGGCGCTGCTCCTGGTGCGCTCGTTCGCCGAACACCGGGCGGAGGACGCTGTGCACCACCGCACGGCGATCGTCGAGCGGGCGCCGGTGCTCGGCCTCCTCTTCCTCTACAACAACCTGCACGCCGCGCATCACGCCCGGCCGACGCTGCCGTGGTACCGCCTCCCGGCATGGTATGCGCAAAATCGCGATATGTTGATTTCCCGCAACGGCGGCCTCGTCTACCGCGGCTATGCCGAGATCGTGCGGCGCTATCTCCTCGCGCCGCACGACATGCCCCTGCACCCCACCGGGCGGGCACCGGACGGGACGGCTTCGGCCGCGGGCGCGATGCGGCCGGCGCCCGGCGCACGTGCCGGCGGTGCGGCGATCCACGGCGCGGCGGTCGGCGCGATCGCGGCGCCCGCCGCGCCCGAGCGTTGA
- a CDS encoding phosphate/phosphite/phosphonate ABC transporter substrate-binding protein, which yields MGTASLGMYDAPFVAPANDALWAAVAARLRAAGLADVPAALDRTRPLAAIWQAPDLLFAQTCGYPLVTTLRDVVRPVAAPIYRWPGCQGATHRSVVVVATGSPADGLAALIGARAAINGRDSNTGMNLFRRALADVAAGAPMFGEVIETGSHLASLAAVRDGEADAAAIDAVTFALATHHRPELTAGLRVVATTPVSPSLPFVTRRDAAPALVAALVEALAGAIADPVNAAATTALGLVAVQPVTFADYAVVRRYAEEAAALGYPALA from the coding sequence ATGGGAACCGCCAGCCTCGGAATGTACGACGCCCCCTTCGTGGCGCCCGCCAACGACGCGCTGTGGGCCGCCGTCGCCGCGCGGCTGAGGGCAGCCGGCCTCGCCGACGTGCCCGCGGCGCTCGACCGCACGCGGCCGCTCGCCGCCATCTGGCAGGCGCCGGACCTGCTGTTCGCCCAGACCTGCGGCTACCCGCTGGTGACGACGCTGCGCGACGTCGTTCGCCCCGTCGCCGCACCGATCTACCGCTGGCCCGGCTGCCAAGGGGCGACGCATCGCAGCGTCGTCGTGGTGGCGACGGGTTCGCCTGCCGACGGGCTCGCCGCGCTGATCGGCGCACGAGCGGCCATCAACGGGCGCGACAGCAACACCGGCATGAACCTCTTCCGCCGGGCGCTGGCCGATGTCGCGGCCGGCGCGCCGATGTTCGGCGAAGTGATCGAGACCGGCAGCCACCTCGCCAGCCTCGCGGCGGTGCGCGACGGCGAGGCCGACGCCGCCGCGATCGACGCCGTCACCTTCGCGCTCGCCACGCACCATAGGCCGGAGCTGACGGCCGGCCTGCGCGTCGTCGCCACGACGCCGGTCAGCCCCTCCCTCCCCTTCGTCACGCGCCGGGATGCCGCGCCCGCCCTGGTCGCCGCCCTCGTCGAGGCGCTCGCGGGCGCGATCGCCGACCCGGTCAACGCCGCGGCCACCACGGCGCTCGGCCTCGTCGCGGTGCAGCCGGTGACATTCGCCGACTACGCCGTCGTCCGGCGCTACGCCGAGGAGGCGGCGGCTCTGGGCTACCCCGCCCTCGCCTGA
- a CDS encoding ABC transporter permease, translating into MESLGGAVAGAFGLVLSGDPALMEIIGLSLRVTLSAVLLACLIGLPLGAAVGAFRFPGRTVLAIVLNSLMGLPPVVVGLGVYLMLSASGPLGVLGLLYTPTAMVIAQTILVTPIVAALTRQVVEDLDAEYSEQFASLGVRPLPRIAALLWDARYSLLTVALAGFGRAVAEVGAVIIVGGNINHVTRVMTTTIALETSKGNLSLAMALGIVLLTIALLVNAMVMAVRASAARSAYA; encoded by the coding sequence ATGGAAAGCTTAGGCGGCGCAGTGGCCGGAGCCTTCGGGCTCGTCCTCTCCGGAGACCCGGCGCTGATGGAAATCATCGGCCTGTCGCTGCGCGTCACGCTGTCGGCGGTGCTGCTCGCCTGCCTGATCGGCCTGCCGTTGGGGGCCGCGGTCGGCGCCTTCCGTTTCCCGGGCCGGACCGTGCTCGCCATCGTCCTCAATTCGCTGATGGGCCTGCCGCCGGTGGTGGTCGGCCTCGGCGTCTACCTCATGCTGTCGGCGTCGGGACCGCTCGGCGTGCTGGGGCTGCTCTATACGCCGACCGCGATGGTCATCGCGCAGACGATCCTCGTCACCCCCATCGTCGCGGCGCTGACCCGGCAGGTGGTGGAGGACCTCGACGCCGAATATTCCGAGCAGTTCGCATCGCTCGGCGTGCGCCCTTTGCCGCGCATCGCCGCCCTCCTGTGGGACGCGCGCTACAGCCTGCTGACGGTGGCGCTCGCCGGCTTCGGCCGGGCGGTGGCGGAGGTCGGCGCGGTGATCATCGTCGGCGGCAACATCAACCACGTCACCCGCGTCATGACGACGACGATCGCGCTGGAAACCTCCAAGGGCAACCTGAGCCTGGCGATGGCGCTGGGTATCGTGCTCCTCACCATCGCCCTCCTCGTCAACGCGATGGTGATGGCGGTGCGCGCGTCGGCGGCGAGGTCGGCTTATGCTTGA
- a CDS encoding ATP-binding cassette domain-containing protein, whose translation MLEAAFAHPAHLAGSVVTLAPPLLETRELTFAVRGRRLVDGVRLAVRPGRRTVVLGANGAGKSLLLRLMHGLIAPTEGAVLWQGRPLDKAARRRQAMVFQRPVMLRRSARANIAFALGVSGVPRARRAARIDEALERARLTALAGQPARLLSGGEQQRLALARALVCAPEILFLDEPTASLDPASTQAIEAVIAEAAAAGVTIVMVTHDRGQAERLADDVAFLHAGRLVEHGPAARLLEAPQSEPLRAWLGGRLYLGPA comes from the coding sequence ATGCTTGAGGCCGCCTTCGCCCACCCGGCCCACCTCGCGGGCAGCGTCGTCACCCTGGCGCCGCCGCTGCTCGAAACGCGCGAGCTCACCTTCGCGGTGCGTGGGCGGCGCCTGGTGGACGGCGTCCGCCTCGCGGTCCGGCCGGGGCGGCGCACGGTGGTGCTCGGCGCCAACGGGGCGGGCAAGAGCCTGCTGCTGCGCCTGATGCACGGCCTGATCGCGCCGACCGAGGGCGCGGTGCTGTGGCAGGGACGGCCGCTGGACAAAGCGGCGCGGCGGCGGCAGGCGATGGTGTTCCAGCGGCCGGTGATGCTGCGCCGCTCGGCCCGCGCGAACATCGCCTTCGCGCTCGGCGTGAGCGGCGTGCCGCGCGCACGGCGGGCCGCGCGGATCGACGAGGCGCTGGAGCGGGCCCGGCTGACGGCGCTCGCCGGCCAGCCCGCCCGGCTTCTCTCCGGCGGCGAGCAGCAGCGTCTGGCGCTCGCCCGCGCGCTCGTGTGCGCGCCGGAGATCCTCTTCCTCGACGAGCCCACCGCCAGCCTCGACCCGGCCTCCACCCAGGCGATCGAGGCGGTGATCGCCGAGGCCGCCGCCGCCGGCGTCACCATCGTCATGGTCACGCACGACCGCGGCCAGGCCGAGCGCCTCGCCGACGACGTCGCCTTCCTGCACGCGGGCCGCCTCGTCGAGCACGGCCCTGCGGCGCGGCTCCTCGAGGCCCCGCAATCGGAACCGCTGCGCGCCTGGCTCGGAGGGCGGCTCTACCTCGGCCCCGCCTGA
- a CDS encoding extracellular solute-binding protein produces the protein MLRRHFLSLTAAGLVAATFAATFAGGARADAPFIVVQSTTSTQNSGLFDELLPKFTDKTGIEVRVVAVGTGQAIKNAANGDGDVLFVHAKPAEEAFVAGGDGVERHDVMYNDFVIVGPPSDPAEVAGSADVVAALTKIAAAQAPFASRGDDSGTNKAELRLWDEAGIDVAGASGGWYRETGSGMGATLNTGTGMGAYIMTDRATWIAFGNKGDYQIAVEGDPKMFNQYGIILVSPQKHPNVKAQEGQAFVDWVISPEGQQAIADYRVDGQQLFFPNAVGD, from the coding sequence ATGCTCCGTCGCCATTTCCTCAGCCTCACCGCGGCCGGTCTCGTCGCCGCCACGTTCGCCGCGACGTTCGCCGGCGGTGCGCGCGCCGACGCGCCGTTCATCGTCGTGCAGTCGACGACGTCGACCCAGAACTCGGGCCTCTTCGACGAGCTGCTGCCGAAGTTCACCGACAAGACCGGCATCGAGGTCCGCGTCGTCGCGGTCGGCACCGGGCAGGCGATCAAGAACGCCGCGAACGGCGACGGCGACGTCCTCTTCGTGCACGCCAAGCCCGCCGAGGAGGCGTTCGTGGCCGGCGGCGACGGCGTCGAGCGGCACGACGTGATGTACAACGACTTCGTCATCGTCGGCCCGCCCTCCGACCCCGCCGAGGTCGCCGGTTCGGCCGACGTGGTCGCCGCCCTCACCAAGATCGCCGCGGCGCAGGCGCCGTTCGCCTCGCGCGGCGACGATTCGGGAACCAACAAGGCCGAACTGCGGCTGTGGGACGAAGCCGGCATCGACGTCGCGGGCGCGTCGGGCGGGTGGTACCGCGAGACCGGGTCGGGCATGGGCGCGACGCTCAACACCGGCACCGGCATGGGCGCCTACATCATGACCGACCGCGCCACCTGGATCGCCTTCGGCAACAAAGGCGACTACCAGATCGCCGTCGAGGGCGATCCGAAGATGTTCAACCAGTACGGCATCATCCTCGTGAGCCCGCAAAAGCACCCCAACGTGAAGGCGCAGGAGGGTCAGGCCTTCGTCGACTGGGTGATCTCGCCGGAAGGCCAGCAGGCCATCGCCGACTACCGGGTCGACGGGCAGCAGCTCTTCTTCCCCAACGCCGTGGGCGACTGA
- a CDS encoding helix-turn-helix transcriptional regulator: MAAAERETREPAFLTTREVAELLRVKERKVYDLAAAGEIPHRRVTGKLLFPKDEIAAWISGEAPAPAERPAAERPPVLAGSHDPLLEWAMRESGSGLAALLDGSGDGLDRFMRGEAALAALHIPEDGGFNIETVAARQPADVVLIAFARRTQGLITAPSAGIGGMGDLAGRRVVLRQAGAGARALFDRLGAAAGVADTILVHPTLARTETEAAAAVYAGEADAALGLEAVAQQFRLSFRPLVDEAFDLLIDRHAYFTPPVQALLAFCRTPEFAAKAAAMGGYDVAGHGRVRWLSR; this comes from the coding sequence GTGGCAGCAGCGGAACGCGAGACGCGGGAGCCGGCCTTCCTGACGACGCGGGAAGTGGCCGAGCTTCTGAGGGTGAAGGAGCGGAAGGTCTACGACCTCGCCGCGGCGGGCGAGATCCCGCACCGCCGCGTCACCGGCAAGCTGCTCTTTCCCAAGGACGAGATCGCCGCCTGGATCTCCGGCGAAGCGCCCGCGCCGGCCGAGCGACCCGCCGCCGAGCGACCGCCGGTCCTCGCCGGCTCGCACGATCCGCTGCTGGAATGGGCCATGCGCGAATCGGGCTCCGGCCTCGCCGCGCTGCTCGACGGCAGCGGCGACGGTCTCGACCGCTTCATGCGGGGCGAGGCGGCGCTGGCGGCCTTGCACATCCCCGAGGACGGCGGCTTCAATATCGAGACGGTCGCCGCGCGCCAGCCGGCCGACGTGGTGCTGATCGCCTTCGCCCGGCGCACCCAGGGCCTCATCACCGCCCCGTCCGCAGGGATCGGCGGTATGGGCGACCTCGCCGGCCGCCGCGTCGTGCTGCGCCAGGCCGGCGCCGGCGCCCGCGCCCTGTTCGACCGGCTGGGCGCCGCCGCCGGGGTGGCCGACACGATCCTCGTTCACCCCACGCTCGCCCGGACCGAGACCGAGGCGGCGGCCGCCGTCTACGCCGGCGAGGCGGACGCCGCGCTCGGCCTCGAGGCGGTGGCCCAGCAGTTCCGCCTGTCGTTCCGCCCGCTGGTCGACGAGGCGTTCGATCTCCTGATCGACCGGCACGCCTATTTCACCCCGCCCGTGCAGGCGCTGCTGGCGTTCTGCCGCACGCCCGAGTTCGCCGCCAAAGCCGCCGCGATGGGCGGCTACGACGTCGCCGGCCACGGCCGCGTGCGCTGGCTGTCGCGCTGA
- a CDS encoding c-type cytochrome — translation MAAAATATVALTASFDNSVGLWTLADGSVRWLEGHRAAVKAVAFLPPDGAVSAGDDFAVILWDLAAATPTHRLEGHQGSVADVAVSPDGTRIASAGWDGKIGLWRTDGTLERWLTGHDGAVNAVAFVDDATLASASADGSLRLWSVEEGAERGVLARHGFAINVLAVDRAAGWIAYGAVDGGTRVLALADGATLADLTAGRRPILALARSPDGADLAIGDGEGHVMVVETAGWTTVADSLVAARGPVWALSFSDGAHLVAGGIDDSAAIVARAGTQAPVLGTVQRPFLVPPAEMDNGERQFQRKCSVCHTLTGDGERRAGPTLAGIFGRRAGAVAGYRYSDMLAASDIVWTADSLGALFDLGPEHYVPGSNMPMQRITDAGDRHDLIEFLRQHTE, via the coding sequence ATGGCCGCCGCCGCGACGGCGACAGTGGCGCTGACCGCCTCGTTCGACAACTCGGTCGGCCTCTGGACCCTCGCCGACGGATCGGTGCGCTGGCTCGAAGGCCACCGCGCCGCCGTGAAGGCCGTCGCCTTCCTGCCGCCGGACGGCGCGGTCTCCGCCGGCGACGACTTCGCCGTCATCCTCTGGGACCTTGCCGCCGCCACGCCGACGCACCGCCTCGAAGGCCACCAGGGCTCGGTCGCGGACGTCGCCGTCTCGCCGGACGGGACGCGCATCGCCTCCGCCGGGTGGGACGGCAAGATCGGCCTCTGGCGCACCGACGGCACCTTGGAACGCTGGCTCACCGGCCACGACGGCGCCGTCAACGCCGTCGCCTTCGTGGACGACGCCACGCTCGCCAGCGCGTCGGCCGACGGTTCGCTGCGGCTGTGGTCGGTCGAAGAGGGGGCCGAGCGCGGCGTCCTCGCCCGCCACGGCTTCGCGATCAACGTCCTCGCCGTCGACCGCGCGGCCGGCTGGATCGCCTATGGCGCGGTCGACGGCGGCACGCGCGTCCTCGCCCTCGCCGACGGCGCGACCCTCGCGGACCTCACCGCCGGGCGGCGCCCCATCCTGGCCCTGGCCCGTTCGCCGGACGGCGCGGACCTTGCCATCGGCGACGGCGAGGGGCACGTCATGGTGGTGGAGACGGCCGGGTGGACGACGGTCGCCGACAGTCTGGTCGCCGCGCGCGGCCCGGTCTGGGCGCTCTCCTTCAGCGACGGCGCGCATCTCGTCGCCGGCGGCATCGACGACAGCGCCGCCATCGTCGCCCGCGCCGGCACGCAGGCGCCCGTGCTCGGCACCGTGCAGCGCCCCTTCCTCGTCCCGCCGGCCGAGATGGACAACGGCGAACGGCAATTCCAGCGCAAGTGCAGCGTCTGCCACACCCTCACCGGCGACGGCGAGCGCCGCGCCGGGCCGACCCTCGCCGGCATCTTCGGCCGCCGCGCCGGCGCCGTCGCCGGCTACCGCTATTCCGACATGCTCGCCGCCAGCGACATCGTGTGGACCGCCGACAGTCTCGGCGCCCTCTTCGACCTCGGCCCCGAGCACTACGTCCCCGGCTCCAACATGCCGATGCAGCGCATCACCGACGCCGGCGACCGCCACGACCTCATCGAATTCCTGCGCCAGCACACGGAGTGA